Below is a genomic region from Mesorhizobium sp. NZP2298.
TTGGAGACTCCGACCACCATGTCTATCGGCTTGCGGCCCTTGATCTCGGATATTTCGACCACCGGTGCGCCGCTGCTCTTCAGAAGCGCGCGTGCCGCCTCGCTTTGCACGAAGCTCTGCAGGATCATGCCGACCGGTCGCCAGCCGAGCAGATTGCGGATCGATTTTTCCTCCGCTTCCTGCGTGAATTCACCCTGCACCAGAAGCATCGAATAGCCGCTCTCGTGGCATTCGTCGGACATGCCTTGCACCTGTTCGGCGATACCCGAATTGATCAGCGGCGGCACCACCGTGCCGATCATGCGGCCATTGCCGCGCATGCTTGAGGCCAGCCGGTTGGGCACGAAGCCGGCCTGCTCGATCGCTTCGAGCACTCTGATGCGTGTCTCCGGCGACACCATGTCGGGATTGGACAGCGCGCGCGACACCGTCATCGGCGCGACGCCGACACGCTTGGCGATCTCGCGGACGCCAAGGCGTTGCGGTTTTCTTCCGCCCGGGCCGTCCCCTGGCCTATCGGTCATCTCGAATGGCTCCAAAGCAGGCGGAATCCGCCAAGGGGATCACGCAGTAACCGCTCATTCTTAGCGGTTGCGGCGAATGCTTTCCAGCGATCGGCCCGGCTACGCAACGTCAGGAAATTTCGCGTTGACAAGTTATAATATTATAATCTTAATAATGACGAGGAGTGCGCCGACATCGGCGCTGGCGAATGGGCCGGCAGCAAGAGCCGGCAACAGGCGCCGTCAGGGAGGTCAGGATGAACAGCGCGGCCGAGGTGAACTCGCCGCCCCGGGACGCGCAATCGTTCCGGCGGCGATTGATCGGCTTCATTGCTGTCGGCGAAGTCGGCGTGTTGGCGGCCATGGCGCTACTGATCGCCTTCTTCTGGCTGCTCGAACCGGCCTTCCTGTCGGAGCGCAACATCCGCGCCATTCTCAACGTCGTGTCCTTTGTCGGCATCATCGCCATCGGCCAGACCATCCTGCTGGTCGCCGGCGAGTTCGACCTGTCGGTCGGCTCGGTTGCCGGCCTGTCCGCCGTGGTCGCCGGCAAGCTGATGACGGCGGCGGCCTTGCCGGTGACAGCAGCCATTCTCGGCGGCATCGGCGTCGGCGCCCTGATTGGTCTCCTCAATGGGCTGATCGTCGTCAGGCTGGGCATTCCTGCCT
It encodes:
- a CDS encoding LacI family DNA-binding transcriptional regulator; the protein is MTDRPGDGPGGRKPQRLGVREIAKRVGVAPMTVSRALSNPDMVSPETRIRVLEAIEQAGFVPNRLASSMRGNGRMIGTVVPPLINSGIAEQVQGMSDECHESGYSMLLVQGEFTQEAEEKSIRNLLGWRPVGMILQSFVQSEAARALLKSSGAPVVEISEIKGRKPIDMVVGVSNFETAYAMTMHLAAKGYKRIGFVSTPIHGNDRLQQRRTGYHAALTELGFKNHADMEVEVPITAQGGAEALVTLTSRHRDIDAIFFSSDTLAVGAVQECHRRRWAVPGRIAIAGYGDMDLAAQLYPPLTTVKVNRYEMGRRAVRQLLARLGGDTKVPTIISLGFEIVDRESA